In Helianthus annuus cultivar XRQ/B chromosome 9, HanXRQr2.0-SUNRISE, whole genome shotgun sequence, the following are encoded in one genomic region:
- the LOC110880109 gene encoding tRNA (guanine-N(7)-)-methyltransferase, whose product MQLEEKVASISKSTRLPRKRFYRARAHSNPLSDSHFPVPTSPLHLDYSLHFPDSPQASSSEKKIEFADIGCGFGGLLISLATLFPDTLMIGMELRDKVTEYVKQRILALRLSNPGQYQNVSVVRTNSMKYIPNYFEKAQLSKMFFLFPDPHFKEKNHRRRVISPFLLDEYAYAIKPGGIIYTVTDVEELGEWMKSCLENHPMFESLSEEELEADPVVKLLSCATEEGQKVSRNGGQTFKAVFRRIIVLLKD is encoded by the coding sequence ATGCAATTGGAGGAAAAAGTAGCATCAATCAGCAAATCCACCCGTCTTCCACGAAAACGGTTTTACCGAGCACGAGCTCATAGCAACCCGTTAAGCGATTCCCATTTCCCAGTCCCCACTTCCCCTCTCCATCTAGATTACTCCCTTCACTTTCCCGATTCTCCTCAAGCCAGCTCCTCCGAAAAGAAGATAGAATTTGCAGATATCGGTTGTGGCTTCGGAGGACTTTTGATCAGTCTTGCAACCCTCTTCCCCGATACCCTAATGATCGGAATGGAGTTGAGAGACAAGGTAACAGAATACGTCAAACAACGTATTCTAGCTTTGCGTCTTTCAAACCCCGGCCAATACCAGAATGTATCCGTTGTTAGAACCAATTCCATGAAATACATTCCCAATTACTTTGAAAAAGCACAGCTTTCCAAGATGTTTTTCTTGTTCCCGGACCCGCACTTCAAAGAAAAGAACCATCGTAGGCGTGTGATTAGCCCGTTTTTGTTAGATGAATATGCGTATGCTATTAAGCCTGGTGGGATTATATACACTGTAACTGATGTGGAAGAGCTTGGAGAGTGGATGAAGTCATGTTTGGAAAATCATCCCATGTTCGAATCGCTCAGTGAAGAAGAACTTGAAGCTGATCCGGTGGTGAAGTTGTTGAGTTGTGCAACTGAAGAAGGGCAAAAGGTGTCGAGAAATGGTGGGCAGACTTTCAAAGCAGTTTTTAGGCGTATTATTGTCCTCCTCAAAGATTGA